Part of the Sebastes umbrosus isolate fSebUmb1 chromosome 3, fSebUmb1.pri, whole genome shotgun sequence genome is shown below.
ATGGTGGCAATCCCCAGAATGCTCCGCCATTCCAATTCCCTATAGTTACACCGTTCGTAGCGATACCTACGAaaggtaatgcactgtaatttgcacatatctcacaaaatcaatttgtatgtaatccaaattgtgaaccaggaagtaaagagcaaaaacacacagatctTTCGCCAAGGTAACTGATGTTTGTTGTACCCCGtgccagaagtcaacgttgatttatttgtcacataacttccaaaCTTAAGTTACGACACTTCCACTGTTATTTTAtaccaaaccacgatcttttcgtAAACCTAGTTTTTGTCACAAAAACCTATgcacttaagttatgccacttaaCTCTAACCGTAACCCTacaccacaatcttttcctaaaaggAGCAGATAGCGGCCCTGCTGCTGGGTTGATGCCCTTCTATGTCCCTGTCCAGCCCTCCTCGTGTAACAGCCGGTCTCCTGGTATCTCCTCCACACTCTTGAGACTGTGCTTGGAGACACAGAACGTATGGATGTGCcatcctggaggagctggactacCTGTGCAACCTGATTGGTCTGCAGGTACCTCCTCATGCTACAAGTAGTGACAAGGACACTAGCAGAACACTAAAACTAGAGAAGAATCAGTCAGGAAAGATGAGGAGAGAGCAATTGTCTGTGGCCAGCACATGCAAAACCATTCCCTTTTTGGAGGGTGCCTTGCTGTTGCCTCTCCGTTGCACCTGttgtcactttcatttgcaccaaagcaggtgaaagtgattcacaatcacTTGTGCTTCCTAAATGGACAGATTGATATCCCTGAAGTTTAACTGACTTGGTGTTATACTGTGATGATTAAGTGTTCCCTTAATTTTTTTGAGCAGTGTAGTTTTGTGACCTGtacctaacaaagttgtttcctgtgaagatgaaagtttattttgaaaagacttgagcagaaattgacacaagcgtcacatgttgcttgacatttgtaggaaaacgcacgaaaaacgAGGactaacttttcataagatatcataggaactgttgtatgttgttttgtttgtattgatAAACAAGACAAGTCTGTTTTGTGCAACATTGGATTCAAACTGGTCTGCCCTACCTGTTAGCAGCGATGTAGCCCATGAACATGATGCTGGAGTACATGTTGAGGAAGAGGACGACAGCGCCAAAGTTGCAGTTGAGTAAGCGGATGGTGATGGAGCTGTTGGCATAGCGAGCGATGcggatggggagagagagacagagcaggaAGTCGGCGACCGCCAAGTTCTTCAGGTAGATCATAATGCTGCTGGACGCCTTCTGCTGAGCTCGGCAGAAGTAAAACTTCATGACGAAGCCGTTGAGGAGGAGACCCACCTGGAGAGAAAACAGGGTGAGGATGGAGAGATTTACAATCTGTAACATTTAGTCAAAAGCATTTTGAGCTGAACAGAGGATTTGGGTAACacttgctctacatagacatgaacgagcatcggtcaaaacagtgaggcgacacacgtcagctaaaaccacaatatcactctatctttcacctgcttggcagtaatgttagctgaccagacaaaggtctctccatgaatcactgctgatcctagtgttggcttttcctgcctcagcctccggactgcggccggagggaacaggggaatcaccggagttttggtcggagacgataacgttactcgctccggagcaCAGTCTatccactcagcagcaggaaacgacacgggaaacctccgttggtctggaggagctgcagcatttatttctgcataaacgtccactgtacattcactagatattcccagagctaaactaactcttctgctgtgtgtagtgtgtgcgcatgcacgtgaggtggagcgaaatagcgagtgagaacgagcgcggtgtgtgagtgaaggcaagcaggcaggcagaggagcagagtacagcagagactccggtcctggagaccaaagcttcggtctcccccgcgtcctccgggccaacactgttttgcaagacgggcttcaatagatataactttgcggttttggtgcttccgtgtagtctgtgttggagtctgagtctgaacagcgtagccacacacgagcgcacatgggacaacgacccggattgatttatacgggtaagaagttacaaacagtccctttaagaaattgtttgtaaaacatctataaacattacatagatatttgtaacactttgttaatggttaaagttaaacattatttggatggctattataaagttgcaacttataataccttgttaaatggttaataaatacttctataatcatctataaacattatttagatagttaatagtttgtcaatggttaataattggtttctggtccatctatctgtaatgtttatagatgttttacaaacgatttcttaaaggtttacaaatcatttcataatcattaactaatacttaatatagtatataaaatggtataatgtgtgcaacaataaactgataatgaaTACTTTACTAATATAATCAGAATGTCATTGTTTTAGTCTCCTATCAGCTTTGatacaatttataaactaattatttaatattatacaaactaatgataaaataacagaaattatagcattactaataattagtaaacattaatgatcatttcattgtttattaaTAGTAAAATAGCTATGAACTTTTAGTTATTAAAGTTTAATTcgctatcaatttaccatttctaAATTATGGTTATTCAAAAGTGTTACCAGGATTTGACCTGATGAGCAGAAGATAATAATTTTCTACCCAAAGAGGGAATCAAATTCAAAAAAGTAATTATTATCCAATAGCATAGATCTTTTACTCAAGTCAGTTAGAAAAAGGCGAGGAAACATTTAGCTATAGCCGACCAAAGAAATATGATATCAGTTaggatgtgaaaaaaaaacaattcaacttAGATCATGATCAGTGTTACTTCCTCACGCAGACAACAAGATACATCTGAACGGACTGTGTTGAAGAAGGAAAGTGATCTGAATTGTTGAAACTCACCAGAAACACAAGGCCGTAGGCCACCATCAAGTAGGGGTGGGCTGAGCCGTGGGCCTGATCACAGTTAGACGTACTGTTGACTTCGGTCTGGTTTGTAACTGATGACTGGTTGAGGGATGTGGTCACTTCTCCTGCTTGATCACTCATTTTTTCTGGTTGATCTAACAGAGGTGGGCCAAAATTACAGATCAGCATATACACAAAAACGAACCCTCTgtaacaaaaatgcaacaaaagagTCAACCCAGGAAGACAAGACTGTGACCACTAGATCAAGATATACCACATAAAGGAACCAATGGATTGTTTCAAATGAAATATCCTAATATATTTAAATCAAAGTAGGAAATGATTGTTCAAAAATTGTGTCTATGATTGTACCATCAATTCTGTATCATATATCCTTTTAATGGTCAGCTGAGTGtatgaatacaaatataaatacatgtagtTTATCAGCATCAGTTGGTCATAATTTCAGTCCATAGATGTAAAAAAAGCCCAAGATTCAAATTCCAGCATCAAAACAGTGTAAGTGCAAATAAGAGAGGATGAAATAGGCTACCTGCAGCACTTACCTGTCTGTGCTTGTCAGTGCGGATGTCTAATAGAAATGCTTTCCACTTTGCTGCTTCCGTGGTCACCGCTTTCACAGCGGAAGGAGAGCTACGTGGTTATGATGACTTCACAGTAAAACAGCATCACATTCcataaaaggaagaaaaaccaCAAAAAGTCTCCAACACAGCTgttgaaatgtaattttattaCTGTGACATTTAACTCTCAACACCCTGATGCAAACACATTGATTGCTCATAAActgttattaatatcatatcCTCACATATACTGGTTGATTCACTGTATGCTAGCAAGTGGGTTAAAGGTTCTCTctttgatattcagagcattaatatagcagcaaacaactattgtctatgtaggatatagaggagtaatggctacctgagcagagaatgaagtcgctctccctctgtgtgtgttgtaatctgagcaaagaacgtatattgataagaagtgaaagtcaattatgCGTTCCATTGCAATgccagcgcccagcagcagacctACGCCTCCgacattttggactgtaatCGAGTCGACTACCATGATGACGGCAGTTAAACGTCCGCCtatgccgtacaaaagtaaaactattcTATTATCACAATTTAAATGTCTCTacagaaatggcctgtgttgaacaaaaaaaatatataacaaatatgcaaactattataactatttacttacttttgtatttatcagacttttttgcccggctgcttcccagaggagcataaagtgagcgatggacataaatggaagtttgaAAAGCCAGCACGACCGTCATCTAaagtaggtaatacactgactacggataagtacctcatacaaccccaattcaaaacacccgaactatccctttaaccattcaaggtcaaagcctgaccttaaccatctcgccaGAGTTTCACAAATCGAGAGTTACCATCTTGACATGGCCTTTGTGGTGTTTACATaatattctgttttaatttcctATTATATCATTTGCAATTATCAAGTAATCTGttataattacattttgtttactaCATTATTGGCAGTTAAAATGTTATGAACAGTAATTATCAGTTTCCGGACATCACTCCCAGCCTAAACTGGGTCCTGAAGCTCTTGCTGAGGATGAAGTAGATGAGCGGGTCCAGGCAGACGTTGAGGACTGACATTAGGATGGAGACCTCCTTCACGTAGTAGAGAAAGTTGCTCCATGAACAATAACTGGACAGGAAAGCTCTGGGGAGGCGAATCAGGTGGTAGGGGACGAAGCAAAAGCAGAAGACACTGACCAGCACTAGCATGTTTCTGCGGGACTTTGCAAGCTTCGTGGAGCTGGAGGACGCCGGCTGCCTCTGCTGCGCCAACGACACCCGGCGGGAGGTGCTGTAGTAGAAGAAGACCAGGAAGACGAGGAAAAACAGGAATGTGGCGGTGGAGCAGGTGTTTATGATCTTCTGGAGCAAGGTGACCTGGCCACTCTGCAAGCTTTCACAGCTCACTGGGACAGAGGTGGAAGGTTCCTGTTTGTGGAAGGACATAATGACGAAGACGCTCGTCACAGACAGGAGTAAAACCCAGGTTACCGTGGAGATGATGTGAGCGGCTCGCACCGTCTGCAGGATGTGAGTTCCTGAAGGTTGGACGATCATCAGATACCTGGAGAGGAGGCATCAGTAGATAACTTCAATAAATAACAGTAGCAGTGTGAAGTTCAGCATTCACCTACTGCTGCCCTCAAATGGAAATCGGGAAAAGCTCCTTATACCCTCCAAAAATGGTGGCAATCCCCAGAATGCTCCGCCATTCCAATTCCCTATAGCTACACCGTTCGTAGCGAGACCTAAGAaaggtaatgcactgtaatttgcacatatctcacaaaatcaatttgtatgtaatccaaattgtgaaccaggaagtaaagagcaaaaacacacagaacttTCGCCAAGGTAACTGATGTTTGTTGTACCCCGtgccagaagtcaacgttgatttatttgtcacataacttccaaacttaagttacgccacttccactGTTATTTTatgccaaaccacgatcttttcgtAAACCTAGTTTTTGTCACAAAAACCTATgcacttaagttatgccacttaaCTCTAACCGTAACCCTacaccacaatcttttcctaaaaggAGCAGATAGCGGCCCTGCTGCTGGGTTGATGCCCTTCTATGTCCCTGTCCAGCCCTCCTCGTGTAACAGCCGGTCTCCTGGTATCTCCTCCACGCTCTTGAGACTGTGCTTGGAGACACAGCACGTATGGATGTGCcatcctggaggagctggactacCTGTGCAACCTGATTGGTCTGCAGGTACCGCCTCATGCTACAAGTAGTGACAAGGACACTAGCAGAACACAAAAACTAGAGAAGAATCAGTCAGGAAAGATGAGGAGAGAGCAATTGTCTGTGGCCACCACATGCAAAACCATTCCCTTTTTGGGGGGTGCCTTGCTGTTAGCTGACTTGGTGTTATACTGTGATGATTAAGTGTTCCCTTAATTTTTTGGAGCAGTGTAGTTTTGTGACCTGtacctaacaaagttgtttcctgtgaagatgaaagtttattttgaaaagacttgagcagaaattgacacaagcgtcacatgttgcttgacatttgtaggaaaacgcacgaaaaacgAGGactaacttttcataagatatcataggaactgttgtatgttgttttgtttgtattgatAAACAAGTCAAGTCTGTTTTGTGCAACATTGGATTCAAACTGGTCTGCCCTACCTGTTAGCAGCGATGTAGCCCATGAACATGATGCTGGAGTACATGTTGAGGTAGAGGACGACAGCGCCAAAGTTGCAGTTGAGTATGCGGATGGTGATGGAGCTGCTGGAGTAGTGAGCGATGcggatggggagagagagacagagcaggaAGTCGGCAGCCGCCAAGTTCTTCAGGTAGATCATAATGCTGCTGGACGCCTTCTGCTGAGCTCGGCAGAAGTAAAACTTCATGACGAAGCCGTTGAGGAGGAGACCCACCTGGAGAGAAAACAGGGTGAGGATGGAGAGATTTACAATCTGTAACATTTAGTCAAAAGCATTTTGAGCTGAACAGAGGATTTGGGTAACacttgctctacatagacatgaacgagcatcggtcaaaacagtgaggcgacacacgtcagctaaaaccacaatatcactctatatttcagctgcttggcagtaatgttagctgaccagacaaaggtctctccatgaatcagtgctgatcctagtgttggcctttcctgcttcagcctccggactgcggccggagggaacaggggaatcaccggagttttggtcggagacgataacgttactcgctccggagcaCAGTCTatccactcagcagcaggacacgacacgggaaacctccgttggtctggaggagctgcagcatttatttctgcataaacgtccactgtacattcactagatattcccagagctaaactaactcttctgcagtgtgtagtgtgtgcgcatgcacgtgaggtggagcaaaagagcgagtgagaacgagtgcggtgtgtgagtgaaggcaagcaggcaggcagaggagcagagtacagcagagactccggtcctggagaccaaagcttcggtctcccccgcgtcctccgaccgtggccaacactgttttgcaagacgggctttactagatataactttgcggttttggtgcttccgtgtagtctgtgttggagtctgagtctga
Proteins encoded:
- the LOC119484408 gene encoding P2Y purinoceptor 14-like — protein: MLICNFGPPLLDQPEKMSDQSGEVTTSLNQSSVTNQTELDGSSNCDQPDSLAHPYLMVAYGLVFLVGLLLNGFVMKFYFCRAQQKASSSIMIYLKNLAAADFLLCLSLPIRIAHYSSSSITIRILNCNFGAVVLYLNMYSSIMFMGYIAANRYLMIVQPSGTHILQTVRAAHIISTVTWVLLLSVTSVFVIMSFHKQEPSTSVPVSCESLQSGQVTLLQKIINTCSTATFLFFLVFLVFFYYSTSRRVSLAQQRQPASSSSTKLAKSRRNMLVLVSVFCFCFVPYHLIRLPRAFLSSYCSWSNFLYYVKEVSILMSVLNVCLDPLIYFILSKSFRTQFRLGVMSGN